One region of Fragaria vesca subsp. vesca linkage group LG4, FraVesHawaii_1.0, whole genome shotgun sequence genomic DNA includes:
- the LOC101311957 gene encoding uncharacterized protein LOC101311957 has translation MSILAPFQLLELNVISAQDLAPVSRSMRTYAIAWVHPDRKLSTRVDTHGHNNPTWNDKFVFRVDEDFLHEDTSAVMIEIYALHWFKDVHVGTIRVLVGNLIQTPAKPHHHHPQLGMRFVALQVRRPSGRPQGILNIGVALLHSSMRSMPLYSQLNSSAVGYKQLMGEDDPPRSQTQQSTFSKPELRRSKSDCSSMLGSDLRSKEFNKKDKKGSSKSSSVVSGSEVSGRKYKKGRSKASSLINGSELIKGRGRKGKASSVVSASDVSWKGKKGKASSILSVSDLAPKIGGKEKKGKASSLLSGSDPKPNTGSEPDESVRKHKNNGKYKVHDIVAAWPLSKPSPKYVESYGTTPARRSSVPGKSPFKMGTYETPRKSNLMAVPYLTESELGPSPSEVAAAIARERVDQDNESSVVVGAWNEDESVEGLQSKLERWRTELPPVYDRGDYSSLPSSSEGRHTRRHTDGGNGLFSCFSNICGVECSIVCGGSGEASKERKKAGSSSKSSGRVRKSPSADDMSYV, from the coding sequence ATGTCGATCCTGGCCCCATTCCAGCTCCTGGAACTCAATGTGATATCGGCGCAGGACCTTGCACCGGTATCACGTTCCATGCGGACGTACGCCATTGCATGGGTGCACCCGGATCGCAAGTTGTCGACCCGGGTGGACACGCACGGCCACAACAACCCTACATGGAACGACAAGTTCGTGTTCCGGGTCGACGAGGACTTCTTGCATGAAGACACCTCTGCCGTGATGATCGAGATCTACGCGCTCCACTGGTTCAAAGACGTCCACGTCGGCACCATCCGTGTCCTCGTCGGCAATCTCATCCAAACTCCGGCGAAGCCCCACCACCACCACCCCCAGCTAGGCATGCGCTTCGTCGCATTACAGGTCCGGCGGCCCTCCGGGCGGCCACAGGGGATATTGAACATCGGGGTTGCCCTTCTTCATAGCTCCATGAGAAGCATGCCTTTGTATTCTCAGCTCAACTCATCCGCCGTGGGATATAAACAACTGATGGGAGAGGACGACCCGCCGAGGAGTCAAACCCAACAGTCAACGTTTTCGAAGCCGGAGCTGAGGCGGAGCAAGAGTGATTGCAGTTCCATGTTGGGGTCGGACCTCCGGTCCAAGGAGTTTAACAAGAAGGACAAAAAGGGAAGTTCAAAATCAAGCTCGGTGGTCAGCGGGTCGGAGGTCAGCGGTAGGAAGTATAAGAAGGGCCGATCCAAGGCCAGCTCGTTAATCAACGGCTCAGAACTCATCAAGGGCAGGGGTAGAAAAGGAAAAGCAAGCTCCGTGGTCAGCGCGTCTGACGTCAGCTGGAAGGGCAAAAAGGGTAAAGCGAGCTCCATTCTCAGCGTCTCCGACTTGGCCCCGAAAATTGGGGGGAAAGAGAAAAAGGGGAAGGCGAGCTCTTTGCTCAGCGGGTCGGATCCGAAACCGAACACCGGATCCGAACCCGACGAGTCGGTTAGAAAGCACAAGAACAACGGGAAATACAAAGTGCACGACATCGTGGCGGCGTGGCCGTTATCGAAGCCGTCGCCGAAGTACGTGGAGAGTTACGGAACTACCCCTGCGCGGAGGTCGTCGGTTCCGGGAAAGTCGCCGTTTAAGATGGGGACGTACGAGACGCCGCGGAAGTCGAATCTGATGGCGGTGCCGTATTTGACGGAGTCGGAGCTGGGGCCGTCGCCGTCGGAGGTGGCGGCGGCGATAGCGAGGGAGAGGGTGGACCAGGACAACGAGAGCTCGGTGGTGGTGGGGGCGTGGAACGAGGACGAGAGCGTGGAGGGGCTGCAGTCGAAGCTGGAGCGGTGGCGGACGGAGCTGCCGCCGGTGTACGACCGCGGCGACTATTCAAGTTTGCCGAGCAGCAGCGAGGGGCGACACACGCGGCGGCACACAGACGGCGGGAACGGGCTGTTCTCGTGCTTCAGTAACATCTGCGGCGTGGAGTGCTCCATCGTGTGCGGCGGCTCCGGCGAGGCGAGTAAGGAGAGGAAGAAGGCGGGTAGCAGCAGCAAGAGTAGCGGGCGGGTCAGGAAAAGCCCATCAGCGGATGATATGAGCTATGTTTGA
- the LOC101307105 gene encoding uncharacterized protein LOC101307105 yields MEELKSSVTQTQSSHDQNDPTLQTAPSFSIFNSGVDEFRDSNQQVLERTITTEGMIGGTAIGDFRFRDNGMGFIEEGEEEEDQVQPPSPPMYLATGLGFETGGFDFHGVDDFPMPEIDENSDPEEYYKKMLDEYPCHPLFLGNYAQVLQSKGDLHGAEEYYFRTTQANPEDGEALVQYAKLVWQLHHDQDRALSYFERAARASPEDSHVLAAYASFLWEIDNDLEENEGDQDQIQVNNGQNMDKLENKDTNEEIIRGHFSTGNEIDDEKNYKTRIQENPKNAMLLRNYAEFLCQTKGDLQGAEEYYLRATVSDPGDGEILAQYAQLVWELHHDSKKASSYFERAVEATPEDSYVLGAYAHFLWENEEDD; encoded by the exons ATGGAAGAGCTCAAGAGTTCAGTAACACAAACACAGTCTTCACATGACCAAAATGATCCAACACTGCAGACAGCCCCATCTTTTTCGATATTTAACTCGGGTGTTGATGAGTTTCGAGATTCAAATCAGCAAGTATTGGAGAGAACTATTACAACAGAAGGTATGATAGGAGGGACTGCAATTGGTGACTTCAGATTTCGAGACAATGGTATGGGATTCATTGAGGAAGGTGAGGAGGAAGAGGATCAAGTACAACCTCCCAGTCCTCCTATGTATCTTGCAACAGGGCTTGGGTTTGAGACTGGAGGTTTTGATTTCCATGGTGTTGATGATTTTCCTATGCCAGAAATTGATGAGAACAGCGATCCTGAAGAGTATTATAAGAAGATGCTTGATGAATATCCCTGCCACCCTTTGTTCCTTGGAAATTATGCTCAAGTTTTACAG TCTAAGGGAGATTTACACGGAGCTGAAGAATACTATTTCCGCACTACACAAGCAAATCCCGAAGACGGTGAGGCTTTAGTGCAGTATGCTAAATTGGTTTGGCAGCTCCATCATGACCAAGATAGAGCCTTGAGTTACTTTGAACGTGCAGCTAGAGCTAGTCCTGAAGATAG TCATGTTCTTGCAGCATATGCTAGTTTCCTCTGGGAAATAGACAATGACCTGGAAGAAAATGAAGGAGATCAAGATCAGATTCAG GTCAACAACGGTCAAAATATGGATAAACTTGAAAACAAAGACACCAATGAAGAAATTATAAGGGGGCACTTTTCAACAGGGAATGAGATTGATGACGAGAAGAACTACAAGACCAGGATTCAAGAGAATCCCAAGAATGCTATGCTTCTAAGAAACTACGCTGAGTTCTTGTGCCAG ACCAAGGGAGACCTTCAAGGTGCAGAGGAATACTATCTTCGTGCCACAGTATCTGATCCTGGTGATGGTGAGATCTTGGCACAATATGCTCAACTGGTTTGGGAACTTCATCATGACAGTAAGAAAGCATCGTCCTACTTTGAGCGAGCAGTTGAAGCTACTCCGGAAGATAG CTATGTTCTTGGGGCGTATGCTCATTTTCTCTGGGAAAACGAAGAAGATGACTGA